A region of Micromonospora chokoriensis DNA encodes the following proteins:
- a CDS encoding amino acid ABC transporter ATP-binding protein, giving the protein MTTDTTTSVSLDVRDVHLAFGPNRVLRGVDLTVPRGGTACVIGPSGSGKSTLLRTINRLIEPDRGDVLLDGRSVLGDDPDGLRQRVGMVFQQFNLFPHMSVLRNVTLALRRLRKLGEDEAEAVARAQLDLVGLAAKADARPAQLSGGQQQRVAIARALALRPEVMLFDEATSALDPELVKGVLGVMADLSAAGMTMVVVTHEMGFARQVADTVAFMDRGVVLEAGPPEAVFERAEHPRLRRFLSQVL; this is encoded by the coding sequence ATGACCACCGACACCACCACCTCGGTCAGCCTCGACGTACGGGACGTGCACCTCGCCTTCGGGCCGAACCGGGTGCTGCGCGGCGTCGACCTCACCGTGCCGCGCGGGGGGACGGCCTGCGTGATCGGCCCGTCCGGGTCCGGCAAGTCGACCCTCCTGCGCACCATCAACCGGCTGATCGAGCCGGACCGCGGCGACGTGCTGTTGGACGGGCGCAGCGTGCTGGGCGACGACCCGGACGGCCTGCGGCAGCGGGTCGGCATGGTCTTCCAGCAGTTCAACCTGTTCCCGCACATGAGCGTGCTGCGCAACGTCACCCTCGCGCTGCGTCGGCTGCGCAAGCTCGGCGAGGACGAGGCGGAGGCCGTGGCCCGGGCCCAACTGGACCTGGTCGGGTTGGCGGCCAAGGCCGACGCACGCCCGGCGCAGCTCTCCGGCGGTCAGCAGCAGCGGGTCGCGATCGCCCGGGCGCTGGCGCTGCGGCCCGAGGTGATGCTCTTCGACGAGGCCACCTCGGCGCTCGACCCGGAGCTGGTCAAGGGCGTGCTCGGGGTGATGGCCGACCTGTCCGCCGCCGGCATGACCATGGTGGTGGTCACCCACGAGATGGGCTTCGCCCGGCAGGTCGCCGACACCGTCGCCTTCATGGACCGGGGCGTGGTGCTGGAGGCCGGGCCGCCCGAGGCGGTCTTCGAACGGGCCGAGCACCCCCGGCTCCGCCGGTTCCTGTCCCAGGTGCTCTGA
- a CDS encoding amino acid ABC transporter permease, whose amino-acid sequence MDPLSTLWETFFDLDAMREALPEMLTVGLPNTLILAVSAALLGSVLGLLLAVAGISRSRWLRWPARVYTDVFRGLPAAATILLIGVGLAPLGMRVWGPDPYPLGILALSLIAAAYIGEIFRSGIQSVEAAQLEGARALGFSWSDAMRLVIIPQGVRRVLPAWVNQLIALIKDSSLVYFLGLVASQRELFRIGQDYAATTGNESALLLAGLFYLALTVPLTHVVNGIDRRLRHGRPATAAADEDDDLPLPATVQGDRR is encoded by the coding sequence ATGGATCCGTTGAGCACCCTGTGGGAGACGTTCTTCGACCTCGACGCGATGCGCGAGGCGCTGCCCGAGATGCTGACCGTCGGGTTGCCGAACACGCTGATCCTGGCGGTCTCCGCCGCCCTGCTCGGCTCGGTGCTGGGCCTGCTGTTGGCCGTCGCCGGGATCTCCCGCAGCCGGTGGTTGCGCTGGCCGGCGCGGGTCTACACCGACGTGTTCCGGGGGCTGCCGGCCGCGGCGACGATCCTGTTGATCGGCGTCGGGCTGGCACCGCTGGGCATGCGGGTCTGGGGACCGGACCCCTACCCGTTGGGGATCCTGGCGCTGTCGCTGATCGCCGCCGCGTACATCGGGGAGATCTTCCGCTCCGGCATCCAGTCGGTGGAGGCCGCCCAGTTGGAGGGCGCCCGCGCGCTCGGCTTCTCCTGGTCCGACGCGATGCGGCTGGTGATCATCCCGCAGGGCGTCCGGCGGGTCCTGCCGGCCTGGGTCAACCAGCTCATCGCGCTGATCAAGGACTCCAGCCTGGTCTACTTCCTCGGCCTGGTGGCCAGCCAGCGGGAGCTGTTCCGGATCGGGCAGGACTACGCGGCCACCACCGGCAACGAGTCCGCGCTGCTCCTGGCCGGGCTCTTCTACCTGGCGCTGACCGTTCCGCTGACCCACGTCGTCAACGGGATCGACCGGCGGCTGCGCCACGGCCGACCAGCCACCGCAGCCGCCGACGAGGACGACGACCTCCCGCTGCCCGCCACCGTCCAGGGAGACCGGCGATGA
- a CDS encoding amino acid transporter: MEVDKRAGRLREWLLRAGAEEPVQHPGPHGRPPEHRHHPWWKVMCLTGVDYFSTLGYQPGIAALAAGALSPVATLVLVLVTLLGALPVYRRVAAESPHGEGSIAMLVRLLSYWPGKLLVLVLLGFAATDFIITITLSAADATAHIDENPFWPGGLKGHEVLLTLLLVALLGAVFLKGFTEAIGIAVVLVALYLTLNAVVMADALWRVVTHPSAVEDWTTTLTTSHGDPWMVVALSLVVFPKLALGLSGFETGVAVMPSVRGDPQDSEARPLGRIRGARRLLTTAAVIMSVFLITSSVTTTILIPPEAFQAGGPANGRALAYLAHAHLGEVFGTVYDLSTIGILWFAGASAMAGLLNLVPRYLPRYGMAPTWARAVRPLVLVFTAVAFLITIVFEASVDAQGGAYATGVLVLITSATTAVTLAAVRHRQRGRTVAFGTIAVIFVYTTLANVVERPDGVKIAACFIGGIIVVSLLSRLSRAFELRVDHVELDPVATRMIDGRDGRRIRLIAHEPDGRGEAEYRAKLAQTMADNDFPDDTDVLFVEVHVSDPSDFETELVVTGRLVDGHFPVLSLTSSAVPNALAALLLEIRDRTRRRPHIYFQWTEGGPGRNVLRYLAFGQGEIASVTREILRRHEPDPRRRPHVHAG, from the coding sequence GTGGAGGTCGACAAGCGCGCGGGCCGGCTGCGGGAGTGGCTGCTGCGTGCCGGCGCCGAGGAGCCCGTGCAGCACCCGGGGCCGCACGGACGCCCGCCGGAGCACCGGCACCACCCCTGGTGGAAGGTGATGTGCCTGACCGGTGTCGACTACTTCTCGACGCTGGGCTACCAGCCGGGCATCGCGGCGCTCGCCGCCGGGGCGCTCTCGCCGGTGGCGACCCTGGTGCTGGTGCTGGTGACCCTGCTGGGCGCCCTGCCGGTCTACCGACGGGTGGCGGCGGAGAGCCCGCACGGCGAGGGCTCCATCGCGATGCTGGTACGCCTGCTGAGCTACTGGCCGGGCAAGTTGCTGGTGCTGGTGCTGCTCGGCTTCGCGGCCACCGACTTCATCATCACCATCACCCTCTCGGCGGCCGACGCCACCGCGCACATCGACGAGAACCCGTTCTGGCCCGGCGGGCTCAAGGGACACGAGGTGCTGCTCACGCTGCTGCTCGTGGCGCTGCTGGGCGCGGTGTTCCTCAAGGGATTCACCGAGGCCATCGGGATCGCCGTCGTCCTGGTCGCGCTCTACCTGACGCTGAACGCGGTGGTGATGGCCGACGCGCTGTGGCGGGTGGTGACGCACCCGAGCGCCGTCGAGGACTGGACCACCACGCTGACCACGAGCCACGGGGATCCGTGGATGGTGGTCGCCCTGTCGCTGGTGGTCTTTCCGAAGTTGGCGCTGGGTCTGTCCGGCTTCGAGACCGGCGTGGCCGTGATGCCGAGCGTGCGCGGCGACCCGCAGGACTCCGAGGCGCGACCGCTGGGCCGCATCAGGGGCGCTCGCCGGCTGCTCACCACCGCCGCCGTGATCATGAGCGTCTTCCTGATCACCAGCAGCGTGACGACCACGATCCTGATCCCACCGGAGGCGTTCCAGGCCGGCGGGCCGGCGAACGGCCGCGCGTTGGCCTACCTGGCGCACGCGCATCTCGGGGAGGTGTTCGGCACCGTCTACGACCTGTCCACCATCGGCATCCTCTGGTTCGCGGGGGCGTCGGCGATGGCCGGGCTGCTCAACCTCGTACCCCGCTATCTGCCTCGCTACGGCATGGCCCCGACCTGGGCACGGGCGGTCCGGCCACTGGTGCTGGTCTTCACGGCGGTGGCGTTCCTGATCACGATCGTCTTCGAGGCCAGCGTGGACGCGCAGGGCGGCGCGTACGCCACCGGGGTTCTGGTGTTGATCACCTCGGCCACGACGGCGGTGACCCTCGCGGCGGTGCGGCACCGGCAGCGCGGCCGCACTGTCGCGTTCGGCACCATCGCGGTGATCTTCGTCTACACCACGCTGGCGAACGTGGTGGAACGCCCCGACGGCGTCAAGATCGCGGCCTGTTTCATCGGCGGGATCATCGTGGTCTCGCTGCTCTCCCGGTTGTCGCGCGCCTTCGAGCTGCGGGTCGACCACGTCGAGCTGGACCCGGTCGCGACCCGGATGATCGACGGGCGCGACGGACGGCGGATCCGCCTCATCGCCCACGAGCCCGACGGCCGGGGTGAGGCGGAATACCGCGCCAAGCTGGCGCAGACCATGGCGGACAACGACTTCCCCGACGACACCGACGTGCTCTTCGTCGAGGTGCACGTCAGCGACCCGTCGGACTTCGAGACCGAACTGGTGGTGACCGGCAGACTGGTCGACGGTCACTTCCCGGTGCTCAGCCTGACCAGCTCCGCGGTGCCCAACGCGCTCGCCGCCCTGCTGCTGGAGATCCGCGACCGGACCCGCCGGCGTCCCCACATCTACTTCCAGTGGACCGAGGGCGGCCCGGGCCGCAACGTCCTGCGCTACCTGGCGTTCGGGCAGGGTGAGATCGCCTCCGTCACCCGGGAGATCCTGCGTCGGCACGAGCCCGATCCGCGCCGACGACCCCACGTGCACGCCGGCTGA
- a CDS encoding ABC transporter substrate-binding protein gives MRLLPALTRATALGAAAVLAATTLTACGGDSSSDTGANPYGLAQPGVLRAGTLTDAPPNVYLKDGTFTGFDNDLLTAVAGKLGLRVEFVGTDFSALLSQVNNHKFDVGSSSITITEARKKTVDFGNGYDFGYFGLDVPAGSPITGFDQLAGKRVVVVQGTVQDDYATGKQLDPVRVPDYNGAINQLKAGTADAWIAPAEIGEKSAADSNGKITVAAKQLSPAPTAYAFAKGGDKLREALNKALDEVIADGTWNRLQAQYYPGRPIPADFTPGSGAVAAPSASVAPSASTSASAAS, from the coding sequence GTGCGACTTCTTCCTGCCCTGACCCGTGCCACCGCCCTGGGCGCGGCCGCCGTGCTGGCCGCCACCACGCTCACCGCCTGCGGCGGCGACAGCTCGTCCGACACCGGCGCCAACCCGTACGGCCTGGCACAACCGGGCGTGCTGCGGGCCGGCACCCTGACCGACGCCCCGCCGAACGTGTACCTCAAGGACGGCACGTTCACCGGCTTCGACAACGACCTGCTGACCGCCGTGGCCGGCAAGCTCGGCCTCCGGGTCGAGTTCGTCGGCACCGACTTCTCCGCGTTGCTCTCCCAGGTCAACAACCACAAGTTCGACGTCGGCAGTTCCTCGATCACCATCACCGAGGCGCGGAAGAAGACAGTCGACTTCGGCAACGGTTACGACTTCGGCTACTTCGGCCTGGACGTCCCGGCCGGCTCGCCGATCACCGGCTTCGACCAGCTCGCCGGCAAGCGGGTCGTGGTGGTGCAGGGCACCGTGCAGGACGACTACGCCACCGGCAAGCAGCTCGACCCGGTGCGGGTGCCGGACTACAACGGCGCGATCAACCAGCTCAAGGCCGGCACCGCCGACGCGTGGATCGCCCCGGCGGAGATCGGCGAGAAGTCGGCCGCCGACAGCAACGGCAAGATCACCGTGGCGGCCAAGCAGCTCAGCCCGGCACCCACCGCGTACGCGTTCGCGAAGGGCGGCGACAAGCTGCGCGAGGCGCTGAACAAGGCTCTCGACGAGGTCATCGCGGACGGCACCTGGAACCGGTTGCAGGCCCAGTACTACCCCGGCCGGCCGATCCCGGCGGACTTCACGCCGGGCAGCGGAGCGGTGGCGGCACCGTCCGCGTCGGTCGCGCCGTCGGCGTCCACGTCGGCGTCGGCCGCGTCCTGA
- a CDS encoding BTAD domain-containing putative transcriptional regulator: MTRQPTTPDVVTFGVLGPVTAVTGRGPAPLRGHRHRLVLARLLIAHGRVVPVRRLVDDLWEVAPDGAVGAIRTFVADLRRALEPDRPPRQPPRILVTEPPGYVLRVAPDAVDAGRFEAAVGEAGPLLSAGRPAQALTALDGALRLWRGPAYADCANEIWAAAEINRLDELRMLAVERRAEALLALGRPDEAAADLPAHLASHPLREDAWRLLAVARYRAGRQGDALAALREARDVLVTQLGVDPGPELQRLEADVLAQAPHLTPAPDAAATPRLREPAAPQPAPQRPFLGREAELDRLRHAAQAALRRRTPTLALLGGDPGAGKTALAETVARQLAAEGWTTAWGRSPEYEGAPPAWPWTQVTDALTGLVEASGPTDEPGDPAGGRFRRHRAVASLIAAVGDRGPLLVVLDDLHRADGDTLDLLTALLTGPHPATGPVLVLGTYRATEISPELTAALARVAGLEPTREYLAGLSASATGELARAVVGTALSPSTAQLIHDRSGGNPFFVRELAQLYASEGETALASVPPGVRDVIRHRLAQLPTPTRTVLRQAAVLGRDLDLEILTSLAGDPAVVLDAVDRALQAGFLAEREPDGQLRFTHILVRDTLYADLSTPRRAAWHATIAEALRRRDPVAPAAIAHHLLRAGGRAAAGRAGAYARTAAEQAERGGNPHEAARLWRQVIEAYDSAGGVEQRERLTALLGLGRALAVTGRLAEARGRRAEAITAAESVGDPLLIEEVLAGFDVPAVWTRNDDDRLSGHIVRAAERALSALGPTGSARRSRLLSTLALELRGTTVDSGRRAAYEAETIARTLGDPGLLAFALNARFMHTFQRAGLAGDRARIGREVVDLAARHRLVTFEVLGHLVLVQAYCALADRPAADAHARAADRLAERYELPLVAVFTRWFAALRLALDGESAAAADAFHAAARHLPADGMPGLTRGLLPLALLGLRLADAVDDGADALDRPIPGGAGWATMDWGPHEPWVRPLLLLADGDRDAAAAALRALPEGPHDLLREVRLCLVGRAARVLGDRGTMERVHADLLPAAEELAAGSGVLTVGPVAGHLAALAGALGRAEESAAHRQVARAVGDRARTAAPAR, translated from the coding sequence ATGACCAGGCAGCCGACCACACCGGACGTGGTGACCTTCGGCGTCCTCGGGCCGGTGACCGCCGTCACCGGGCGTGGCCCGGCACCGCTGCGTGGGCACCGGCACCGCCTGGTGCTGGCCCGGCTGTTGATCGCCCACGGGAGGGTGGTGCCGGTGCGGCGTCTGGTCGACGACCTGTGGGAGGTCGCGCCGGACGGCGCGGTGGGCGCGATCCGGACGTTCGTCGCCGACCTGCGGCGGGCCCTGGAGCCCGACCGGCCACCACGGCAGCCGCCCCGGATCCTGGTCACCGAGCCACCGGGGTACGTGCTGCGGGTCGCCCCGGACGCGGTGGACGCCGGCCGGTTCGAGGCAGCCGTCGGCGAGGCGGGTCCACTGCTCTCGGCGGGACGTCCCGCGCAGGCCCTGACCGCCCTGGACGGGGCACTCCGACTCTGGCGGGGCCCCGCGTACGCGGACTGCGCGAACGAGATCTGGGCGGCGGCGGAGATCAACCGACTGGACGAGTTGCGCATGCTCGCCGTCGAGCGGCGGGCGGAGGCGCTGCTGGCACTGGGGCGGCCGGACGAAGCCGCCGCCGACCTGCCCGCCCACCTGGCCAGCCATCCGCTGCGGGAGGACGCCTGGCGGTTGCTCGCGGTGGCCCGGTACCGCGCCGGTCGGCAGGGGGACGCCCTCGCTGCGCTTCGCGAGGCGCGCGACGTCCTGGTGACGCAGTTGGGCGTGGATCCCGGGCCCGAGTTGCAGCGGCTGGAAGCCGACGTCCTGGCCCAGGCGCCGCATCTCACCCCGGCCCCCGACGCCGCCGCCACCCCCCGACTCCGGGAGCCCGCGGCACCGCAGCCGGCGCCGCAGCGTCCGTTCCTCGGCAGAGAAGCGGAGCTGGACCGCCTGCGGCACGCCGCCCAGGCCGCGCTCCGACGCCGTACGCCCACCCTCGCGCTCCTCGGCGGCGACCCGGGTGCCGGCAAGACCGCGTTGGCCGAGACGGTGGCCCGACAGTTGGCCGCCGAGGGCTGGACCACCGCGTGGGGACGCAGCCCGGAGTACGAGGGGGCCCCGCCGGCCTGGCCGTGGACCCAGGTCACCGACGCGCTCACCGGCCTGGTGGAGGCCTCCGGTCCGACCGACGAACCGGGCGACCCCGCCGGTGGTCGGTTCCGTCGGCACCGGGCGGTGGCGTCGTTGATCGCGGCGGTCGGCGACCGGGGGCCGCTGCTCGTGGTCCTCGACGACCTGCACCGCGCCGACGGTGACACCCTGGACCTGCTGACCGCCCTGCTCACCGGTCCACACCCGGCCACCGGGCCGGTGCTCGTCCTCGGCACCTACCGGGCCACCGAGATCAGTCCGGAGCTGACCGCCGCCCTGGCCCGCGTCGCCGGGCTGGAGCCGACCCGGGAGTACCTGGCCGGCCTCTCCGCGTCGGCGACGGGTGAGCTGGCCCGCGCCGTCGTCGGCACGGCACTCTCCCCGAGCACCGCCCAGTTGATCCACGACCGCAGCGGAGGCAACCCGTTCTTCGTCCGCGAGCTGGCCCAGCTGTACGCGAGCGAGGGGGAGACCGCACTGGCCTCGGTGCCGCCCGGCGTGCGCGACGTGATCCGACACCGGTTGGCGCAGCTACCCACACCGACGCGCACCGTGCTGCGGCAGGCCGCCGTGCTCGGCCGGGACCTCGACCTGGAGATCCTCACCTCCCTGGCGGGCGACCCCGCAGTCGTGCTGGACGCCGTCGACCGCGCTCTCCAGGCCGGTTTCCTGGCCGAGCGGGAGCCCGACGGTCAGCTGCGCTTCACCCACATCCTGGTCCGCGACACGCTCTACGCCGACCTGTCCACACCGCGCCGTGCCGCGTGGCACGCGACCATCGCCGAAGCGCTGCGCCGACGAGATCCGGTCGCGCCGGCCGCGATCGCGCACCACCTGCTCCGCGCCGGTGGACGGGCCGCTGCCGGTCGCGCCGGCGCGTACGCCCGCACGGCTGCCGAGCAGGCCGAACGAGGCGGCAACCCGCACGAGGCGGCCCGCCTGTGGCGGCAGGTCATCGAGGCGTACGACAGTGCCGGTGGCGTCGAGCAGCGTGAGCGGTTGACCGCGCTGCTCGGTCTGGGGCGGGCGCTGGCCGTGACCGGGCGGCTGGCCGAGGCGCGAGGGCGACGGGCCGAGGCGATCACCGCCGCCGAGTCGGTCGGCGATCCGCTGCTGATCGAGGAGGTGCTGGCCGGCTTCGACGTACCCGCCGTCTGGACGCGCAACGACGACGACCGGCTCTCCGGGCACATCGTCCGCGCTGCCGAGCGGGCCCTGAGCGCTCTCGGTCCGACCGGCTCGGCGCGGCGCAGCCGGCTCCTGAGCACCCTCGCGCTGGAGCTGCGCGGCACCACCGTTGACAGTGGTCGCCGGGCGGCGTACGAGGCCGAGACGATCGCCCGGACGCTCGGCGACCCCGGGCTGCTGGCCTTCGCGCTCAACGCCCGCTTCATGCACACCTTCCAGCGCGCCGGCCTCGCCGGTGACCGGGCCCGGATCGGTCGCGAGGTGGTCGACCTGGCCGCCCGGCACCGGTTGGTGACCTTCGAGGTGCTCGGCCACCTCGTGCTGGTCCAGGCGTACTGCGCGCTGGCCGACCGGCCCGCGGCCGACGCGCACGCCCGTGCCGCCGACCGCCTCGCCGAGCGCTACGAGTTGCCGTTGGTCGCGGTGTTCACCAGGTGGTTCGCCGCGCTGCGCCTGGCTCTCGACGGCGAGTCGGCCGCGGCGGCGGACGCCTTCCACGCGGCGGCCCGGCACCTGCCCGCGGACGGTATGCCGGGCCTGACGCGTGGGCTGCTCCCGCTCGCGCTGCTCGGCCTGCGGCTGGCCGACGCCGTCGACGACGGGGCCGACGCGCTCGACCGACCGATTCCGGGCGGGGCGGGTTGGGCGACGATGGACTGGGGGCCGCACGAGCCGTGGGTCCGGCCGTTGCTGCTGCTCGCCGACGGTGACCGGGACGCTGCGGCAGCGGCCCTGCGGGCACTTCCGGAAGGGCCGCACGATCTTCTCCGGGAGGTGCGCCTCTGCCTCGTCGGTCGGGCGGCGCGTGTCCTCGGCGACCGGGGCACGATGGAACGGGTTCACGCCGACCTGTTGCCGGCGGCGGAGGAACTGGCTGCCGGCAGCGGCGTGCTCACCGTCGGCCCGGTGGCCGGGCACCTCGCCGCCCTGGCCGGTGCACTGGGCCGCGCGGAGGAATCGGCCGCGCACCGCCAGGTCGCCCGCGCGGTCGGCGACCGGGCCCGGACGGCCGCTCCCGCCCGCTGA
- a CDS encoding Na+/H+ antiporter, giving the protein MQALVMIVVLGVTVLIGTTLGGRYRVAPPVLLIAFGVLLGLTPPLSEVTLEPELVLLIFLPAILYRESLTISLREIRANLPVIGSLAVVLVVLTMVTVSFTAQAFGVDPAAAWVLGAVLAPTDAAAVTGLAKRLPRKLLTTLHAESLINDGTALVIFAVAVGLLVHSADPGALRIGEEFVGASVGGVLAGALVGVAVVLVRKRLDDPLREGALSVLTPFAAFLLADAVHASGVLAVVVAGLVLSYAGPRVIRARSRVLAYAFWDLSTFLINGGLFVLLGTQIPRAVRGITSTSPERALVIVLVVTLVVIGTRLLFVYLTSQIARLRRRRIMDPSQGPSSWRVGTVAGWSGFRGAVSLAAALAVPTVTVDGQPVIERDLIIFVTALVIVLIMLLQGTTLPLVVHWAGLVGDPERVDEARHARRRATEAGLAALPQVAAEVGAQEESVRRLRAEYQRHLEDLNESGGSTAEERRLERRLRLRVLAHKRREVTRLRDNREIDDLVLQELQAALDNEEIRLLGRGPHE; this is encoded by the coding sequence GTGCAGGCGCTCGTCATGATCGTGGTGCTGGGCGTCACCGTCCTGATCGGCACCACGCTCGGCGGACGGTACCGGGTGGCCCCGCCGGTCCTGCTCATCGCGTTCGGGGTGCTGCTCGGCCTGACGCCTCCGCTGTCCGAGGTCACCCTGGAACCCGAGCTGGTGCTGCTGATCTTCCTACCGGCGATCCTGTACCGGGAGAGCCTCACCATCAGTCTGCGCGAGATCCGGGCCAACCTTCCGGTGATCGGGTCGCTCGCCGTGGTGCTGGTGGTCCTCACCATGGTCACTGTCTCGTTCACCGCGCAGGCGTTCGGGGTGGACCCCGCTGCCGCCTGGGTGCTCGGCGCCGTCCTCGCCCCGACCGACGCCGCAGCGGTCACCGGGCTCGCGAAACGGCTGCCCCGAAAGCTGCTCACCACCCTGCACGCCGAAAGTCTGATCAACGACGGCACCGCCCTGGTGATCTTCGCGGTGGCCGTCGGCCTGCTCGTGCACAGCGCGGACCCGGGCGCGCTGCGCATCGGTGAGGAGTTCGTCGGCGCCAGCGTCGGCGGCGTCCTGGCCGGTGCGCTGGTGGGGGTGGCCGTGGTGCTGGTCCGCAAACGGCTCGACGACCCGCTTCGGGAGGGCGCGTTGAGCGTGCTCACGCCGTTCGCCGCGTTCCTGCTGGCCGATGCCGTGCACGCCAGCGGTGTGCTGGCGGTGGTGGTCGCCGGTCTGGTGCTCTCCTACGCCGGTCCACGGGTGATCCGCGCCCGGTCCCGGGTGCTGGCGTACGCGTTCTGGGACCTGTCCACGTTCCTCATCAACGGCGGGCTGTTCGTCCTCCTCGGTACGCAGATACCCCGCGCGGTGCGGGGCATCACCAGTACCTCGCCCGAGCGCGCCCTGGTGATCGTGCTCGTCGTGACCCTCGTCGTCATCGGCACCCGGCTGTTGTTCGTCTACCTCACCTCGCAGATCGCCAGGCTGCGACGGCGCCGGATCATGGACCCGAGCCAGGGGCCCTCGAGCTGGCGGGTGGGGACCGTCGCCGGTTGGTCCGGCTTCCGGGGCGCGGTGTCGCTGGCCGCCGCCCTGGCCGTGCCGACGGTGACCGTCGACGGTCAACCGGTGATCGAGCGTGACCTGATCATCTTCGTCACCGCGTTGGTGATCGTGCTGATCATGCTGCTCCAGGGCACCACCCTGCCGCTGGTCGTGCACTGGGCGGGGCTGGTCGGCGACCCCGAACGCGTCGACGAGGCCCGGCACGCCCGGCGGCGGGCCACCGAGGCGGGCCTGGCCGCTCTGCCCCAGGTCGCGGCCGAGGTCGGCGCGCAGGAGGAGTCGGTCCGTCGGCTGCGCGCCGAGTACCAGCGGCACCTGGAGGACCTCAACGAGAGCGGTGGGAGCACCGCCGAGGAGCGCCGCCTGGAACGTCGTCTGCGCCTGCGCGTCCTGGCCCACAAACGTCGGGAGGTCACCCGTCTGCGCGACAACCGGGAGATCGACGACCTGGTGCTTCAGGAGCTTCAGGCCGCCCTGGACAACGAGGAGATCCGGCTGCTGGGGCGCGGACCCCACGAGTGA
- a CDS encoding alpha/beta fold hydrolase, with protein MDPRINGFDYRRVGVADGVTLNVAVGGSGPAVVLLHGFPQTHLMWRHVAADLAADHTVICPDLRGYGDSDRPVDTDGTGYAKRTMAADVVTLARAFGHERFALAGHDRGALVAFRAGLDHPAAISRLALLDVVPTLDMWDVLHGTSAAVAFHLYLMAQPPGLPEELIGGSPDAFFGHFLDVWTRDPEALPADVRAAYLRASRDAVTSIVADYRASAGIDVAHDSADRAAGNRLRMPVTVLQQDWGAALGYDAAEVWRAWAPDLEHRTVTSGHFMAEEAPAEVVRTLRALLDR; from the coding sequence GTGGACCCCAGGATCAACGGATTCGACTACCGGCGCGTGGGCGTCGCGGACGGTGTGACGCTCAACGTCGCCGTCGGTGGTTCCGGACCAGCTGTCGTGCTGCTGCACGGTTTCCCGCAGACCCACCTCATGTGGCGGCACGTCGCGGCCGACCTGGCCGCCGACCACACCGTCATCTGCCCCGACCTGCGCGGCTACGGCGACAGCGACAGACCCGTCGACACCGACGGCACCGGGTACGCCAAGCGCACCATGGCCGCCGACGTCGTGACGCTGGCCCGCGCGTTCGGCCACGAACGGTTCGCGCTGGCGGGCCACGATCGGGGCGCGCTCGTCGCGTTCCGCGCCGGCCTGGACCACCCGGCGGCGATCAGCCGGCTGGCGTTGCTCGACGTGGTGCCCACCCTGGACATGTGGGACGTGCTGCACGGCACCTCCGCGGCGGTCGCGTTCCACCTGTATCTGATGGCGCAGCCACCCGGGCTGCCGGAAGAGTTGATCGGTGGCAGCCCGGACGCCTTCTTCGGCCACTTCCTGGACGTCTGGACCCGCGATCCGGAGGCCCTACCGGCCGACGTGCGGGCGGCCTACCTGCGGGCGTCCCGTGACGCGGTCACGTCGATCGTCGCCGACTACCGGGCGTCGGCCGGCATCGACGTGGCCCACGACAGCGCCGACCGGGCGGCCGGCAACCGGCTACGCATGCCGGTGACGGTGCTCCAGCAGGACTGGGGCGCCGCGCTGGGATATGACGCGGCCGAGGTGTGGCGGGCCTGGGCGCCCGACCTGGAGCACCGGACGGTCACCTCCGGGCACTTCATGGCGGAGGAGGCACCGGCCGAGGTGGTCCGGACGCTGCGGGCCCTGCTCGACCGCTGA